The following DNA comes from Lonchura striata isolate bLonStr1 chromosome 4, bLonStr1.mat, whole genome shotgun sequence.
ttgtaattcatcctgtaagattgaaaactcttttccatggacagagatcacagacagtgtctctgggggctctgtccaggggggttcctgacgccctgccagggtcctagaccttccagggcagccagagggaagccctggattcccacactgcTCCAACAGCTCCCACAAACATGGAAATAATAGGCATTGTTTAGAAACAAACTTGGTGTCCTCACACATGACTGTGAGGCTGGACATGAAACCATTGTAACTGTTAGTCCACAAGGAAGAATTTGTACACTTTCATGCAGTTGTTCCCCATGGTAACCCCCTCTGCTGGTGGGAATTTCTTGCTTGAATTGCAGTCTGAATCATCTTTAAATGGTGGTGGGGAAGAGTGTTTCATTCTAGATGGCCTTGAAATGCATTTCAATTAATTCTGTCATTGTTCAGCCCTCcacagcctgagctgcagctggctTTGTCTCCATGGCTCCTTGCTTGTTGGCAGAAGTTCTCTTCAtctccttcctttctcctttcagcAAAGACGTGGTGCAAAGCTGTTTCATTTCAGGCAGAGGGAAATAGAAATGTTAGACATCCTGTAGGTGTTTGAAGATAGAAAATGTATTGAAGCAGTATGAGAGCTGAACAGAAGCCATCATGCAGGGAAAGCCAAGTGTAGCCTAGTTAAAGTAACCTGCAGCATTGGTGGGTGCATGGGGATGTTGTTCTGTTTGCTTCTTCCTCGTGACTGCTCTGGAGGTGCAAAGTACGAGCTATGCTTGGGCAGTGTTATTGAGGTCATGTGAGACTGACTAATTAATTTGCTCTGGGTCTTTAAAGAAGCAGCTTATGAGCAACCCAGTAACTTGACAAAACTTTACTCTCAGAAAACGATGTATAGTTCATTAATAAACCTATACAAGGATGCAGTGGGGAGCAGAGTTATGGGGTGTTACCCTGCCACGTACCACCTGCATTTTGCAGAGatattaaaaatttgtttttcattgtgATCTTTATTCTAGAGAGCAGCTCAGTTCTCTTCTGAAGAATTATAACTCTTACTATTCAGATCAAGAGAATCTGCAACTGACATATAATCAGGTAAGGATTTAGGGGTGAGAAACTCCACTAATCTGGACATCACAAATTAGTGCTCTcttctcctcacagcactgGACTCCAGCTCCACTTGCTGTGGTGCTGTTATTGCACAACATGTCCCATTTAATATAATAAACCAGAACTGGTTTCCTGAACTGATCAGGTCAGCCTGCAGCTTTGGCTTTTTTGGAAATTGCTCAAAACTGAGGTTATGTGTTCTTCCAAGTAATCTGTTCCAGGGCTGTGTTAGCCTCAGTGATTTCATTGTATTCCTGTACTTTGAGGGGAGATGTATTATTAGTAGCAGCACtgtatattattattattattattattattattattgttattattattgttattgttattattattattattattattattattattatttattattattattattatgcagCACTAACtatttccctgtttttctcCAGGGAGAAGGAAGCACGCCATTCATTGAAGGAATCCTCTCAATATTCTGGGGAGTACGCCATCCGATCCGATTAAAAATTCAGGATGAGAAGCAGATACCCTCTTTTGTAACCCTGAAGTCAACAGAGAACGTGGGGGTTTTTCCTAGTAAAAGGTAATGTATGAACTTCCCTAGGGAGGCTAGCACTGCAAGATAGCTCATGTTGTGGCTTCAATGGATATGGCTGGCTGTGCTAGATGTCCCAGATTCCCCAAAGTTGTGGTGGTTGCTGGACAGCAGATTCTTTCAACAGCTTCCTCTGGGCAGGAAGGTGTATGTTTGTAGCacctgtgtttctgtgtgcacCTGATACTGGTAGCCTCTGAAAGGTCTCATGTTGGTGCACACACCATGGCATGAAGCCAAAAATCTGGTAGGTATTGTCTGTCCCAGTTTGCATTCCCAGGTATGTGAGGTCTGGAACCACTGCTGCTCAGGTGAAGTTCAAGTCAGGGAAGAATACTGGCTTTGTCTGTGCAAAATATGGTGTAAAAACTTCTTAAaatgcccacagagcagctgtTCCAGCTGCTGCCAATGAGGTTTTATATCCCAGTGGGTTGTGCTCAGCTGATGCAGGTACtcagtttactttttctttgtTCTGAATGCTGTTTCCTCAGTCTTGACTGAGGAATTTGAATCTTGTAACATAGAGGCAGAGCCAATGTTCACCCTGAATGACTCCCTGGTAAATAGTGTATTGCAgagtttatttttctaatgaCTTACTGTCTTAGGTTGTATGTGGGACATGTTGGAACTGTGCTGGAGATTTAATTCCAGTAAAGTCTTCTTCCCCATCTCTGGCTGTTGAAATTCAGGGATGAATTTTGACAGGAGCAACTAGGAAAGAACCTGAGTTTTAGGCAGATCTGGCTTTCTGTTTATCTTGACCAGGTCAGCTGGTGTGGGGTGCACATGGCCTGCAGGGCAGTTCTTAAAAAACTTCTGACTGGTGGAAACTTGTATACTAAAGTAAACATTCACTCATGATCCCAGAAACGTAGGGCTGCCCTGACATGCTTTAAGGTATGCAGACCAGCTTGGCTGGCTGATCTTAAATGAACTTGGTAAATGTGTGGAGTGCAACCGAGATCTTGTTTGTAAATGTAAATTGGGGGTAGCTGAATATTACTGggaatacataaatatatacatatgaaattaatttttaatattgcaCTACAAATTGGTTTATTCTCAATCAGAGCAGTAACTGGCTGAAGACCTCATGCTGAAGAGTTTGGGCAATGATTTATGGAAATACTGACATGAATACAGGTTTTCTGAAAGGCTGGATGGAACTTCCTACTCTCATTCACAGCCAGTTTGGACAGCACGAGGGGCTGTGTGTAATTCAACCTCTGTAACAGACCTGTGTTCTGTAACTACTAAGCAACAATATGTGTGTTTGGTGTGCCTGCCTGGTAGTCTGAGTGTGATTAATCCAGGGTTTTGCTGTAAAATAGATGAGGAATTACTGCAAGTTGTTTCAGTTGTGTCCTGGTTGATGTTCAAAAGGTTTTAAATTGGATGTGTTACATTTGGGATCCCTTGTCATACCATATTGTAATACCTGATCTTGTTACGACTTAAACTAAAATTACCATTCTGAAGTCTGTAGGTTGAGCAGGAACAGTAATGTATGGTATGAACCCTGGCCACAGGATAAACTGAAATCACTGAGTGAATGAGGAGCAGTCCATGATAACTACACATTTGGTCTTTCAGGGGAATGACTCGCTGGGGAGAATTTGATGACCTCCATCACATAAGCGGGGATACGCTGAAATCTACTGAGGAACAGCCAGACCTCCAGCCAAGTTAGTGTCACTGCTCTCAGGTTAACAAAAAATTCTGTGTTCTGTGACAGTGCCAAATGCACCTCACACATCAGACCTTCCCTAGCAGTAAAGGGAAGTCTCTTTGCTCTGTGTAACAAGTACTGCAAGCTGGGGAAACTCTGGCCTAGGGCTGGTTAGGGCTGTGCAGGTGACTCGGTGAGCAGCTTGTGGGAATGAGCTGTGCTTTTATCCAAGAAATCATTCCCAAGGGACCAAAACACCAAACTGCAACCACTGCAATCTGTTCTGAATTGCCTTGTTCCTTTCCTGCTCCACTCCcccagaaaataataaatagtaAATAGTAAATGAAGCCCTTCACTGAGAGCCTCCTTCCTCTGGGGGTGCTGGCAGGGAGTGGCAAGCAGCTGCACACGACGTGTGGTTCTGTTGTGTCCAGGTTATCCATGCTATGAAAGTCACACTCTTAAGTCCAGGAGGGAGCCAGAGCTGAACTGTGCCACCCTGCCCCGGGCCAGCAGCGATGCCACGGTCGTGCGCAGGAGGACCAAGCTGCCCACGATAACCAGGACAGAAGTAGAAACTCACAGGTTCTCTATCAATGGCCACTTCTACAACCACGAGGTAGGAAATTTTAGGCTTGGCTTTGTCACCTGAGGGACAGGGAACCCTGTCCAGAGCGTTGTGCCTCATGCTCATGTCGTGGTGTGGCTGTTCTTGTTCCCAGACATCAGTTTTCACTCCAGCTTTTGGGTCAGAAACCAAAATAAGAATCAACAGCCAGATGAGGACCAGACAAGTGATAGAACAGTTGCTTCGTAAGTTTAAGGTAAGACTGCTGGCAGGAGGAGGTGTGGCGAAATGTTAATTCCGATGTGCGCTCCAGCACTGTGCGAAAGATGGGGAATAGCTGGGCGAGGATAGTGCTTGGAGCAgagtgtaaaaaaaaacccagacagaCAATTTTAAATGCATGGGTTGGGTTTATTTTACCAGTGTTTCATGGCTCTCAGAGGCGTTTCTGTCACCTCCCGCTCCACGGGGCGAACGCCGCCGCGCTAAACAGCAGCGGTGATCGCCCATGTCTGTCTGGGACGGGCTTGCTCCTGGAGCCAGGCGTATGGAAAGATGCACAGGGTTAGAGCTAAAAGCATGCTCAGCGTCAGTGCCATGCTGAGTTTCCTTGCAATCATCTCCCACCAACAGTGTTCTATGTGGTCAGAagttgtgggaatccagggcttccctctggctgccctggcaggtctgggaccctggcaggaggtcaggaacccccctggacagagcccccagagacactggctgtgatctctgtccatggaaaagagttttaaatcttacaggatgaattagcagctctgagtgtttgatatgagtaataattaagtgtggcacgggtgcaaaagtaaaattttaggattctagattagaggtccaaaggggacaagatggaggaaattgggtgtgccttgtcctttctctccttcttcatgccctccatgtctcactgtggtgttggcatttttctgttggttcaggctggggacacactgtccaacgtaggtgacagatattggcccgttattgtaaatccagcccagggagtttctggtatttaatgtttgtaacatcccactgagggcagagccccacacgctgcccagcaggacacagctgggcagggcagcagaacatgtgagagataaacagaataaacaacctggaaaccagcacagaccaattatggcttctgctttggcagcggggcagaaagacagagactttctaccatctcagaatcatcaatacctcagattccaacaagAAGTAGCTTTGCCCTTACTGCtgcatatttttcaaatatcttGATTTTGCATGGCTGCTTAGTGTTTAATTTATACTTTAATGGTCTTAAACTTCCCGTTTAATGTGTCTAGAGACCTCACTGTTGCAGAATTACTTTGTGTGGTTAGTAAGATTTGTTAGTGTCTTGGGAGGAAAACTTCACTTGTAGGAGTAATAAGGGAGGAAATTACAGAGCAGGGTGTAAAGTTGTAGGGAATAAATTGCAAAGTAAGTGTTCAACAGCTCTGCTGTTTTCTGAGTGTGGTTGTCAGGTCACAGAGGTTTACCTTGATGGCAACACAAATTGCAGATCTATGTGTGATCTGAGAGAAGTAAGCTATAGGAAGTGGTTAAGGATGCTGCAAGGAAAGCAGGCAGGAAAGATCTGGGTTTCCATTGTGTTACTGATCTGGGCAGCATGGGAATGCAAGGGTTAGGCCTGGCACAGTGAACATGGCAACACAGCCTTCTGTCTTATCCAGATCCAGGGTCTTCTAACTCTTCTACAGACAGGATCCCTGTCCAAATCTCTGAGCTGAGACACACAGGGAAAATGTGCTGAGAGGGAAGTGCTGGGAAGATCTGTGAGCCTGaatggatttggtttttttctttccccacagATAGAAAACAACCCCCATGAATTCGCACTTTACGTTATCCATGCGTCTGGAGGTaagccagcccctgctgcccgAGCACTTCAGCTCTAATcattctctgtgtgtgtatggaATGTGTCCCTTGGAGCAGCAGGACTCGTGCCAGGCCTCTGTccttgtgcatgtgtgtgtggcGTGGCATTTTGCCTTCTCAGGGACCCTTCAGAGATGTCTcctctggagaggagaagctgaaTCATTGTATTGTGGGCCCTTTCTGCTGACAGCTTTGCATTGCATATGCTGAGTTCAAAGCACTCACTGTTCAGTGGGAAAAGTTTACTTCCACAGCAGTTTACTCTTACTTTTcctggaaaagggagatttgataattattatttaatggGAACACCTGAGAGAATAGGAGGGAACTGGGGAAGAAGGTATTTTAAATAGCACAATATTAGGGACCGATTAGGTATCTGGTAATTGCACTCGAATCAGTATGGGATCTCTGTCAGGAAAAAAGGCTCATGACTGTGGGTGGCAGATGGAGCCCCTGTGGCATGTTACATGTTTTATAACACTGCTTATAAATTCCAGAAAAGAAGCAGTTGAGGAGTAGAGATGTTCCCTTgctgcacaggctgctgcaggggcccTCTGAGAAGGTTGCCAAGTTCTTTCTCATGGATAGAGACGTGGAAGAGATCAGCAGTGATGTACGTATATCCTCACCTCTCATAGTTCATGGAGTTTTTCTCAATGACCACAGTTAGTAGTAGTGCCTTTTTTGTCTTCTCCTTATTAGGTTGCTCAATACATTTCATTTCATCTTCCCTTTTTGGAATCCATTCTGCACAGAATAaatgaagaggaggagcaggagattCAACAGACAACTGCAAGGTATATAGACACAAAGTGAGGTGTCAGAGAGTCCAGGGCAATCTGTACATTTGTGGCCTGGCTCATGAGGAGAACATAGGGATGCAGCAGAGTAGAATACTGCAATGGGAAGGCTGAAGGGATTGGGAGGTCTTATAATCCTTTCCGTGTCCTGTTGCTCTTAAAGATTCCATAATTAATACTGACTACACACAGAGTGGGGTCTTCAGAAAATCTGGACCCTCAGGGTAACTCCTCTtcattttgtttgctgtttgctCTCCGAGCTTTTGACTGGCTCGGTTTGGACATGCTGCTATTTCCTTGGAAAGGGTAAATGCAGTACTGTTAGccttcaggaacacacataatcacaggatatgattccatgcaggtgcttttattaagagctctgggaatcaggggtacagacccaaatctgactccgacacgGTTTtcgagctgaatgtattttatattctatcattctataacttacatattaattattaaacttatgttgttctattgtatacattgacatgagtttctcatgatctttcttaggtccctggccacagtttctcatgactattcttatgattaaataGTAATTAtgtttaattactaaacaatcatcacatctaacaattatatcatttatcatgtactacctacacaggtgcagttctagcaattacaagttcttcatgtgcttagtgtgtttatttttagggtttactaagcttatttttccttttaaccctaaatccacACGATTTTAAGACCCTTTTACTATCAGTACCACACATGGTACTATTTCAGTTCTGTAGCGTTTAGGCCACATCAGTGCCAGATGTCCCCTTAAAACTTGAGGTGAGTGACAGGAATCCCCCTGGCAGTAGCTGAAAATGCCCCACAGGTACCAGCCAGAGGAGCTCCCATATTTGTGAGCCTCTGAGTTCAAGAGCACTAAGAGGCTACAGCAGCCATAGATCTGTTACTGGATGATTCAATAATAGGCTTGCCTGTGTTGGGAAAGTTGGGCATGGACACAAAAGCTGGGAATGGCCACACGTGTGACCATTGACATGTTGGAATTTGGGCTGAAAGTTTGCAGAGGTTACTTAAATGCCTTCTCTCTCTCAGGTATGTAAGAGAGAAGAGGCTGATCCAGCAGCACCTTCGAAGTCGAGGTGTTAAAAAAACAGAGACCACGGTGTGATGGGGAACATTGGAACACCTCTCAGGAAtgcctgggctgctgaagggcagtcctgctgctgccttctggGGCTGGGACTGAGGAATGCTTCATCCTCCAAGTGGGAGAAGCCTCTGCTCACCATTAACTCCTGCAGGGCCAGGGTGCAGGCTGGAAGCACCCACGGAGACACGCTGCATCACCGAAACGACGTGTGCTGGATCTGGCTTGGAGCTTAGGCAAAAACTCCTCTGAAAAGCCCAAAGCATTCAGCTTTAAACCCTGCTGATGTGTGACCTGCCACCAAGAGGCTGGCTTAGAAAAATACTGCAATAACCAATGTGCTGATTGAAAATATGCCAACTAGGAATATGGTTAGCCCTCTGTTAAAGAAATACTGTATTATATTAGCAGAAAGCTTTTCAGTAGAGCCAAGTGGCAGAAggtatttatgtatttaagaCTGCAGGTAGAATTTTCACTTAAGTTATACAATGTCCATGCAAGATGCCTGAAATCCAGTGGCTTCAGGCTGGTGTATGCTGAAATTGCTTAAGCTTTGAGCTACTGTTAGAAAAACATAATTGGAAACCCTCTCACTTaggagctgctcagctcttGGCAATGACAGGGAATTTATCGCTGAAATACCTCGCTCGTGAACTGCAAGTAAGAATTGACTGAACACTGTTGGGTCCTGAAAGGCATCTCAGTGGTTTTGCAGTTGGAGTAAGTGATTGTGTTCCTTCCTgtgttttccctttgaaagGGAATTGAGAAGCTCTCAGTGAGAGGCTGCATGTTACAGCCACAGAGAGCTGGGCCCACGGCCTCCCCAGGGATGCAGTttggctccagcccagccccacgcagggcacagcagcagctgccaggtcCTTCCTGGCTGACTTGTGTTCAGTGTGAGAGCTCCGGTTACAGagatgtaaataaaataaatctgtgcACAGCTCAttgtcctcctgcagcagctggttgTTTTTACCTTGTGTCTGCACCTTACCTCAGCTGCCTTTGTCTCATGCAGATAACAAATAGTtgtgagggaggaaagggaTGTGCAGAACCTGTTGCCTAGAAATTATATGGAATAAATCAAATTGCAAAACTTTGCGCTGCCTGAAATCCCGTTAATGGGATGAGAATTCAGAAAGTAAAGGTGAAGGTGCTGATTTGAAGCTCCTCAGGTTGGAGCAAGTGTGTTATTTCAAAGTGCAGTTTATAATCCTGCCCAGGAAAATGGTTAGGGACAAGGGATTACAGAGggcagaaaataataataataattaaaataattcacagTTAAGGGGTAGGAATTAAATGACAGTTGGCTTGCAGCTACATGTGACAGTTCCTTGAAGCAGCAGGGGGTGCCTCCAAGTGGAAGTATtggaatattaaataatttcttgagAGAAGAGTGGAAAAGAGGTGTTTCCAAGCAGGTTTCCAATCCCCTGTGTATGTCCACATTTCCTAAAACAGCCATTTTTGCCACCGTCTGATATTCAATTTTTGAATCCTTTTCAATTCTCTTTCTTGCTGAATTGGGACTGATGGCTTCTGGAAGACAGTTCTGGGACAAGACACAGAGCTGATGCTGTTGGCCAGGATTTCAGGGTGAAGGAAATCATGCTGTGACTCTTGTGGGGTAGGTTCTCTGCGAGTGCTGTGCTGTCTAAATGAATTGTTTTTGACAAATACAGGCAAGAGcaagggaagaatttcttccaggGTATTCTGGGACATTCAAGGAAACACAGCAAGGACACACAGGTGATAGAGGAAATGGGGGTCACTCAGGTTCGGACACAAAGCCATTAACCACAGAATCAGTGATTAGAGTCTATATCTTATCTGAATTTGTACATTTGATCTCATTTGCACTTACTCCTCATAAGGCTAGGATTTAAAATgcctttctttgttttgttctgtgacTATTTGGGATAATACAATGATATTTCATGCCAGAAGATCATGACCACAGCCATACCCTGAATTTCCATCGCTTAGCTTATTGTTTCAGTGGATTTCCATACAGGAATTCAGCTTCCCTCTGAACTAAACGTGGCTTTTTGTCACTTGATTTGCTTTAAATGCTCCCTGTGCCATTTGTGTCACTTTTCCAGTGAGGACCTTCCCATGAACTGTACAGCTCCTTACGCTGACAGCATTTTCTCACTCCTTTGAATGAGTTCTGGAggctggaaaaaggaaaatcccTGGGATCAATAGTGTCAGGAGGGTGCCTGATGTGTCTGTGACATGTTCAGTGAGGTGGCAGCAGGACCTGTCTGTCCTATGGCCTTGGCACGGTGTACACAACAC
Coding sequences within:
- the LOC110470130 gene encoding ras association domain-containing protein 6 isoform X1, whose amino-acid sequence is MKTVTMKAQHLPSVFINEEKFVTREQLSSLLKNYNSYYSDQENLQLTYNQGEGSTPFIEGILSIFWGVRHPIRLKIQDEKQIPSFVTLKSTENVGVFPSKRGMTRWGEFDDLHHISGDTLKSTEEQPDLQPSYPCYESHTLKSRREPELNCATLPRASSDATVVRRRTKLPTITRTEVETHRFSINGHFYNHETSVFTPAFGSETKIRINSQMRTRQVIEQLLRKFKIENNPHEFALYVIHASGEKKQLRSRDVPLLHRLLQGPSEKVAKFFLMDRDVEEISSDVAQYISFHLPFLESILHRINEEEEQEIQQTTARARVQAGSTHGDTLHHRNDVCWIWLGA
- the LOC110470130 gene encoding ras association domain-containing protein 6 isoform X2; this translates as MKTVTMKAQHLPSVFINEEKFVTREQLSSLLKNYNSYYSDQENLQLTYNQGEGSTPFIEGILSIFWGVRHPIRLKIQDEKQIPSFVTLKSTENVGVFPSKRGMTRWGEFDDLHHISGDTLKSTEEQPDLQPSYPCYESHTLKSRREPELNCATLPRASSDATVVRRRTKLPTITRTEVETHRFSINGHFYNHETSVFTPAFGSETKIRINSQMRTRQVIEQLLRKFKIENNPHEFALYVIHASGEKKQLRSRDVPLLHRLLQGPSEKVAKFFLMDRDVEEISSDVAQYISFHLPFLESILHRINEEEEQEIQQTTARYVREKRLIQQHLRSRGVKKTETTV